A single window of uncultured Pseudodesulfovibrio sp. DNA harbors:
- the miaA gene encoding tRNA (adenosine(37)-N6)-dimethylallyltransferase MiaA yields the protein MSKKPPIVCLLGPTGTGKTAAAIAIAKRMDASVINFDSRQVYRDFPLITAQPDAEEQAACPHLLYGFLGTEEKMTAARFVALAVEKIEEVRSQGRLPILVGGTGMYLRSLLSGIAPIPEIPAEIRQQVLDRVKIEGPQILHAELTKNDPEYAAKIHPNDTQRNARATEVYLATGKSITWWHTESEHAPAPYEALKIGMKIDLNELTPHLAKRIGMMLEQGAVDEATRAYAKCSDGKAPGWTGIGCAELLAFLRDELPLGDVQNMWIKNTRAYAKRQITWFKKESDIHWFAPGANEDIADLVEQWLAEFK from the coding sequence ATGAGCAAAAAGCCTCCCATAGTTTGTCTTTTAGGTCCTACGGGGACCGGCAAGACCGCTGCGGCCATTGCCATTGCCAAGCGCATGGATGCCAGTGTCATCAATTTTGATTCCCGACAGGTGTATCGAGATTTTCCCCTTATTACGGCGCAACCCGATGCTGAGGAACAGGCTGCCTGTCCTCATTTGTTATACGGTTTTTTAGGGACTGAAGAAAAAATGACGGCTGCCCGGTTTGTGGCACTGGCTGTTGAGAAGATCGAAGAGGTTCGTTCACAAGGCCGTTTACCAATATTGGTAGGCGGGACAGGGATGTATCTACGGTCTTTGCTTTCCGGGATTGCTCCTATCCCTGAAATACCGGCTGAAATTCGGCAACAGGTTCTTGATCGAGTTAAAATCGAGGGCCCGCAGATTTTGCATGCTGAATTGACCAAGAACGATCCTGAGTACGCTGCTAAAATTCACCCCAATGACACGCAACGTAATGCTCGTGCTACAGAAGTTTATTTGGCAACGGGGAAGAGTATTACATGGTGGCATACTGAAAGTGAACATGCCCCGGCACCGTATGAGGCTCTCAAGATTGGTATGAAGATCGATTTGAATGAACTCACACCGCATTTGGCCAAACGGATCGGAATGATGTTGGAGCAAGGTGCGGTGGATGAAGCCACACGAGCCTATGCGAAGTGTTCAGATGGCAAAGCTCCAGGGTGGACCGGCATAGGATGTGCGGAGTTATTGGCCTTTTTGCGAGATGAACTTCCGCTTGGTGACGTTCAAAATATGTGGATTAAAAATACGAGAGCCTATGCCAAACGGCAGATCACATGGTTCAAAAAAGAATCCGATATTCATTGGTTTGCACCGGGAGCCAACGAAGATATCGCCGACCTTGTGGAGCAATGGTTGGCTGAATTCAAGTGA
- a CDS encoding phosphoglycerate mutase family protein: MLIHLMQHGVCLSKELDLHQPLSPVGREQIEKSARAAQILGLRFELVVASPKTRSLETAKIMAEQTGYPPSRIQVTDVVKAMTPAKKTLDYIRDYNGLKSILIVGHLPSLGALASHILTTKTPVDIAIENGGLMQLQMNMKETCGTLNWYLTPAQLVVIGQD; the protein is encoded by the coding sequence ATGCTTATCCATTTAATGCAACATGGCGTCTGCCTATCCAAAGAGCTTGACCTGCATCAGCCATTAAGCCCGGTGGGTCGAGAGCAAATCGAAAAATCCGCACGAGCTGCCCAAATTCTAGGTCTACGTTTTGAACTGGTGGTTGCCAGTCCTAAAACCCGCTCTTTGGAAACAGCCAAAATAATGGCGGAGCAGACGGGGTATCCCCCCTCCAGAATTCAAGTAACCGATGTCGTCAAGGCAATGACTCCGGCAAAAAAAACTTTGGATTACATACGAGATTACAACGGATTGAAATCCATCCTCATTGTGGGACATCTCCCCTCGCTCGGCGCACTTGCTTCCCACATACTCACGACAAAAACACCGGTGGACATCGCCATCGAAAATGGCGGTCTCATGCAATTACAGATGAACATGAAAGAAACTTGCGGCACATTGAATTGGTATCTTACGCCAGCACAACTGGTCGTTATCGGACAGGATTAA
- the pgsA gene encoding CDP-diacylglycerol--glycerol-3-phosphate 3-phosphatidyltransferase, with amino-acid sequence MSRDAIWTVPNILTIIRILLTPAFVMAYISENFNFAWILFAIAGLTDALDGFLARMWDQRTQLGAMLDPLADKVLLVTSFLCLALKGWIPSWFAVLVVSRDVIIVGGLALLHFWGIEVRSRIKPIWISKFTTAAQIFLVIFVMIQRSFGLDFSLIQLLMVWLTGGVTVISGIAYVRRGFELFSEESDGQ; translated from the coding sequence GTGTCGCGTGATGCCATTTGGACTGTTCCCAATATTTTGACAATAATTCGGATTCTGCTGACTCCGGCCTTTGTCATGGCGTATATTTCAGAGAACTTTAATTTTGCCTGGATACTTTTTGCCATTGCCGGTTTGACAGACGCACTCGATGGCTTTTTGGCCAGAATGTGGGATCAGCGTACACAACTTGGTGCCATGCTTGACCCACTTGCTGACAAGGTCCTGCTCGTCACATCTTTTCTTTGCTTAGCCCTTAAAGGGTGGATTCCTTCCTGGTTTGCCGTGTTGGTTGTCAGCCGTGATGTCATCATTGTCGGAGGGTTGGCTTTGCTTCATTTTTGGGGGATTGAGGTGCGTAGCCGTATTAAGCCCATCTGGATCAGCAAGTTTACCACTGCCGCTCAAATCTTTCTGGTCATTTTTGTCATGATACAAAGGTCTTTTGGGTTGGACTTCTCCTTAATACAATTACTCATGGTTTGGCTGACGGGTGGTGTTACGGTTATATCCGGAATTGCCTATGTGCGTCGCGGCTTTGAGCTTTTTTCAGAAGAATCCGACGGACAATAA
- a CDS encoding twin-arginine translocase TatA/TatE family subunit yields the protein MIGGFGVWELLIILVIVLVIFGAKKLPEIGGGIGKAISNFKKATNEPDEIDVTPREEKDEDKKES from the coding sequence ATGATCGGCGGATTCGGAGTTTGGGAACTGTTGATAATTCTCGTTATCGTCCTGGTCATCTTTGGTGCCAAGAAGTTGCCTGAAATTGGCGGTGGCATCGGTAAAGCAATCAGCAATTTCAAAAAAGCGACCAACGAACCTGACGAAATCGACGTCACCCCAAGAGAAGAAAAAGACGAAGACAAGAAAGAAAGCTAG
- a CDS encoding HAD-IA family hydrolase gives MALANQIMNSDLLGGLKTVVFDCDGVLIDSYEANMHYYGTIRKELGLPPLSDEEKYYVHTRTHKEAVTRIVPEDLFDEAWKLVKAFDSSSLHQYLKRSDGIREFLWWLRDAGFGLAVNTSRGDTMDGILTMMDLEGFFYPVMTSDKVCVPKPHPEGIFTIMREHCVQPHEVAYIGDSIVDEKTARAAGVRFWAYKDTNMTAEVHIDDFWAIKAAMQRCYKGRGQSF, from the coding sequence ATGGCGCTTGCCAACCAGATAATGAACTCGGACTTACTCGGGGGCCTCAAGACTGTTGTTTTTGATTGCGACGGGGTCCTCATAGATTCCTATGAAGCGAATATGCATTACTATGGGACGATTAGAAAGGAATTGGGGTTGCCTCCTCTTTCAGATGAGGAGAAATATTATGTACATACGCGGACTCATAAAGAGGCCGTGACCCGTATCGTGCCGGAAGATCTGTTTGATGAAGCGTGGAAGCTCGTGAAGGCTTTTGATTCCTCTTCATTGCATCAATATCTTAAACGATCAGATGGGATTCGTGAATTTTTGTGGTGGTTGCGTGATGCAGGCTTCGGCTTGGCTGTGAATACCAGTCGCGGTGATACCATGGATGGCATTTTGACCATGATGGACCTTGAAGGTTTTTTCTATCCGGTCATGACTTCGGATAAAGTCTGTGTTCCAAAGCCTCATCCTGAAGGAATATTTACAATTATGCGGGAACATTGTGTTCAACCACACGAGGTTGCCTACATAGGAGATTCCATCGTGGATGAGAAAACCGCCCGAGCGGCTGGAGTCCGTTTTTGGGCATATAAAGATACAAATATGACCGCTGAAGTCCACATTGATGATTTCTGGGCAATCAAGGCGGCCATGCAAAGGTGCTACAAAGGGCGTGGACAGTCGTTTTAA
- a CDS encoding YggT family protein, whose protein sequence is MDFLGSLVQATAYITNTVLTIYFWIVIISALLSWVNPDPYNPIVRFLRGVTEPVFYKIRRWLPFAVVGGFDLSPIVVILAIQVCKIVVVENLYRLAYSMSTGVPM, encoded by the coding sequence ATGGATTTTCTGGGCTCGTTAGTCCAAGCGACGGCGTATATTACCAACACCGTCCTTACGATATATTTTTGGATCGTTATCATTTCTGCATTGCTTTCCTGGGTCAATCCTGACCCGTATAATCCCATCGTGCGTTTTCTGCGTGGTGTGACGGAACCGGTCTTCTACAAGATTCGCCGGTGGCTTCCGTTTGCCGTTGTCGGTGGTTTTGATCTTTCGCCCATCGTGGTGATTCTTGCCATTCAGGTGTGCAAGATCGTTGTGGTCGAAAATCTGTACCGCCTCGCGTACTCCATGAGTACCGGCGTACCCATGTAG
- a CDS encoding DivIVA domain-containing protein: MTVSKIDLLNKQFSRGMFGYSRVEVDQFMMELAEVLGDFADNRKDMRKKIKRLEKTLVEYRQRDETLRDTLMSTQKMVDDLKVAASKEAQLILDEARAKADATVQKGHNRLAQLHEEIEGLKRSRTQFEIQLKGLLNSHLEMLEMSSPERDKVEELESKLKYLKKVD; encoded by the coding sequence ATGACTGTTTCCAAGATTGATTTGCTCAACAAACAGTTTTCACGTGGAATGTTTGGATATTCCCGCGTGGAGGTAGATCAGTTTATGATGGAACTGGCTGAAGTCCTGGGTGATTTTGCGGATAATCGAAAAGATATGCGCAAGAAAATCAAGCGATTGGAAAAGACGTTGGTGGAGTATCGACAGCGTGATGAAACATTGCGCGATACGCTTATGAGCACGCAGAAGATGGTGGATGATCTGAAGGTCGCTGCCAGCAAAGAAGCTCAATTGATTCTTGATGAAGCTCGGGCCAAGGCCGATGCGACCGTGCAGAAGGGTCATAATCGTCTGGCACAACTTCATGAGGAAATTGAAGGCTTGAAGCGAAGCCGGACACAATTTGAAATTCAACTCAAAGGGCTTTTAAACTCGCATCTTGAAATGCTTGAGATGTCCAGTCCCGAGCGAGACAAGGTGGAAGAGTTGGAATCCAAGTTGAAATATTTGAAGAAAGTCGACTAA
- a CDS encoding DUF167 domain-containing protein, with amino-acid sequence MAVWVQPGARKSELSGLYQGCAKIRLNAPAVDNKANKSLVKFVAELLKVKKSQVAIVSGHTNRRKLLAISPTGEPDWSNLLPEPAPR; translated from the coding sequence ATAGCCGTCTGGGTACAGCCCGGGGCTCGAAAGAGTGAGTTGTCGGGATTGTATCAGGGGTGTGCCAAGATACGCTTGAATGCCCCGGCTGTAGACAACAAGGCGAATAAAAGTCTTGTAAAGTTTGTGGCTGAATTGTTGAAAGTGAAAAAAAGTCAGGTGGCGATAGTATCCGGGCATACCAACCGGAGAAAGCTTCTGGCAATAAGTCCGACGGGGGAACCGGATTGGAGTAATCTTCTTCCGGAACCCGCACCGCGATAA
- a CDS encoding DUF465 domain-containing protein: MEAKDLEIIEMHGAKDTQLKALWEQHATYEKMLDKLESKSYLSDTEVQEMKELKKKKLAGKTQLQSMLDKYRKSEA, translated from the coding sequence ATGGAAGCCAAAGACCTTGAAATCATTGAGATGCACGGGGCCAAAGACACACAACTGAAGGCTCTGTGGGAACAACATGCTACGTACGAAAAGATGTTGGACAAGCTTGAATCCAAATCCTACCTTTCTGATACTGAAGTTCAGGAAATGAAAGAACTCAAGAAGAAGAAGCTCGCTGGCAAGACGCAGTTGCAGAGCATGCTTGATAAATATCGCAAATCGGAGGCGTAA
- the ilvB gene encoding biosynthetic-type acetolactate synthase large subunit, translating to MKLTGAQTLLKCLEMEGVDVMFGFPGGAVIDIYDEIPKSSVEHILVRHEQGAIHAADGYARATGQVGVCLVTSGPGATNTVTGIATAYADSIPVVIFTGQVPRALIGNDAFQEVDIVGITRPCTKHNYLVQDIEDLATTIKQAFYLARTGRPGPVLVDLPKDVQQQIAEFSYPEEVSMRSYKPTKKPHVGQIRKVVKLLKDAKRPLIYSGGGVITSGSHEELTWLGQNLNIPVTSTLMGLGAFPGDDDLFLGMLGMHGTYAANMAVNNCDLLLAVGARFDDRVTGKVDTFAPNATIVHIDVDPTSIQKNVSVHVPLVADCKPALAALKKETEATLSDFDWAGSYGDWVKKVQGWAAEHPLTYNDDSASIKPQYVVEKIYEITKGDAIIATEVGQNQMWAAQFYKYTQPNTLLTSGGLGTMGYGFPAALGAQRAFPDKLVIDVAGDGSIQMCIQEMMTAVCNKLPVKIIILNNGYLGMVRQWQELFYEKNYCSTCMDAQPDFVKLAEAYGAAGFRVTEKKDVESTLREAFKVDKPVIVDIRVEKEENVYPMVPAGASLTEMLLV from the coding sequence ATGAAATTGACCGGGGCCCAGACTCTCCTGAAGTGTCTGGAAATGGAAGGTGTTGATGTCATGTTCGGTTTCCCTGGTGGAGCCGTCATCGATATTTATGACGAAATACCCAAGTCATCTGTAGAGCATATTCTAGTACGCCACGAACAGGGTGCTATTCATGCGGCAGACGGCTATGCCAGGGCTACTGGACAAGTCGGGGTATGTCTCGTTACTTCCGGCCCCGGTGCGACCAATACCGTAACTGGGATCGCGACCGCATATGCTGATTCCATTCCGGTGGTCATATTTACAGGTCAGGTGCCCCGCGCACTGATTGGAAACGATGCGTTCCAGGAAGTGGATATCGTGGGGATCACCCGACCGTGTACCAAGCACAATTATCTTGTGCAGGACATTGAAGATTTGGCTACCACCATCAAACAGGCATTTTATTTGGCCCGTACCGGTCGTCCCGGGCCGGTGCTGGTGGATCTGCCCAAGGATGTCCAGCAGCAGATTGCCGAGTTCAGTTATCCGGAAGAAGTATCCATGCGCAGTTATAAACCGACAAAAAAACCGCATGTCGGTCAGATTCGCAAGGTGGTTAAGCTGCTCAAGGATGCCAAGCGACCGCTTATTTATTCAGGCGGCGGCGTCATTACTTCCGGTAGTCATGAAGAACTGACATGGCTTGGGCAGAATCTTAATATTCCGGTGACTTCGACCCTGATGGGGTTGGGAGCATTTCCGGGGGATGATGATCTTTTCCTTGGCATGCTCGGTATGCACGGGACCTATGCGGCCAATATGGCTGTGAACAACTGTGATCTGTTGCTTGCAGTCGGAGCGCGATTCGATGACCGTGTGACCGGCAAGGTAGATACCTTTGCGCCGAACGCCACTATCGTTCATATTGATGTGGACCCGACGTCCATTCAGAAGAATGTTTCTGTTCATGTGCCGTTGGTTGCGGACTGTAAACCAGCGTTGGCCGCGCTCAAGAAAGAGACTGAAGCGACCTTAAGTGATTTTGATTGGGCCGGCAGTTATGGCGATTGGGTGAAAAAGGTTCAGGGTTGGGCCGCAGAGCACCCGTTGACATATAATGATGATAGCGCGTCTATCAAACCACAGTATGTCGTTGAAAAAATTTATGAAATCACTAAGGGCGACGCGATAATCGCTACCGAGGTGGGGCAGAACCAGATGTGGGCTGCTCAGTTTTACAAGTACACTCAGCCGAATACGTTGCTGACGTCGGGTGGTTTGGGCACCATGGGCTACGGTTTTCCCGCAGCTTTGGGTGCACAACGAGCCTTCCCTGACAAGCTGGTTATTGATGTTGCCGGTGACGGTTCCATCCAGATGTGTATTCAGGAGATGATGACTGCGGTATGTAATAAGTTGCCCGTGAAGATCATTATTCTCAATAATGGCTATCTTGGTATGGTTCGACAGTGGCAGGAGCTCTTTTATGAGAAGAACTACTGTTCCACCTGTATGGACGCACAGCCTGATTTTGTTAAGCTGGCCGAGGCCTATGGTGCTGCTGGATTCCGAGTGACTGAAAAGAAAGATGTCGAATCGACTCTTCGTGAAGCCTTCAAGGTAGATAAGCCGGTCATTGTGGACATCCGTGTCGAGAAAGAAGAAAACGTTTACCCCATGGTCCCGGCCGGTGCTTCGCTGACCGAGATGCTGTTGGTTTAG